Proteins from one Halovivax limisalsi genomic window:
- a CDS encoding universal stress protein — MSGRVLVPMDDSEMAERALEFALETYPDAAVTVLHVVGVPSMLMGDAVGLALEDDVEAAAEDHAEPVLERAEAVAADRDREIDTAVGLGHPTRVIVREADDYDVIVMGGHGAHSSDVTRRFLVGNVAKEVFRRSPVPVTSVR, encoded by the coding sequence ATGAGTGGTCGCGTCCTGGTCCCGATGGACGATTCGGAGATGGCCGAGCGCGCGCTCGAATTCGCGCTGGAGACGTACCCCGACGCCGCCGTGACCGTCCTCCACGTCGTCGGCGTCCCATCCATGCTGATGGGCGACGCCGTCGGCCTCGCGCTCGAAGACGACGTCGAGGCGGCGGCCGAAGATCACGCCGAACCCGTCCTGGAGCGGGCCGAGGCGGTCGCTGCGGATCGCGATCGCGAGATCGACACCGCGGTCGGACTGGGCCACCCGACCCGGGTGATCGTCCGCGAGGCCGACGACTACGACGTGATCGTGATGGGCGGCCACGGCGCCCACAGCAGCGACGTCACCCGACGATTCCTGGTCGGCAACGTCGCGAAAGAGGTATTTCGCCGCTCGCCGGTGCCGGTCACGTCGGTGCGGTGA
- a CDS encoding anion permease — translation MTTTVLSPLLGVGLVVAVFVGYNIGGATTGPAFGPAVGANVISKVLAAALMSFFFFLGAVTIGPQVVETLGGDGQLLQNADVFTMRANVAVLFFIGGALFVGNYAGVPASTSMTAVGAISALGFATGELNWAELGSIASWWIVAPILGFWVSGVIGRYFYPRLNAWIAIEGSEDELLIRFERDGLLPRVRFRGGGDRREAFGAVVVVAIGCLMAFSSGTSNVANAIAPIYGTGEVGMYPLILLGSAAVTVGCFTIARRTLDTLGNDITNLPLTAAIIVAVVSSTIVIVLSSLGVPASFVVIATMSIIGLGWGRATRTTSISEAARGEETRVSVGALTAEEEGEAVPEIGEEEPTDIPRASDLFDPATTARVIIMQNVVPLISTVGAYLTFRWIPVFGF, via the coding sequence GTGACGACCACCGTGCTCTCACCGCTCCTCGGCGTCGGGCTGGTCGTCGCCGTCTTCGTGGGGTACAACATCGGCGGCGCGACGACCGGCCCCGCGTTCGGCCCCGCCGTCGGCGCGAACGTCATCTCGAAGGTGCTCGCAGCGGCGCTGATGTCGTTCTTCTTCTTCCTCGGCGCCGTCACCATCGGGCCGCAGGTCGTCGAGACGCTCGGCGGGGACGGACAGCTGCTGCAGAACGCGGACGTCTTCACCATGCGCGCGAACGTCGCCGTCCTCTTCTTCATCGGCGGCGCGCTCTTCGTCGGCAACTACGCGGGCGTTCCGGCCTCGACGTCGATGACCGCCGTCGGCGCGATCTCCGCGCTGGGATTCGCGACCGGCGAACTCAACTGGGCCGAACTGGGGTCGATCGCGAGCTGGTGGATCGTCGCCCCGATCCTGGGCTTCTGGGTCTCCGGTGTCATCGGTCGCTACTTCTACCCGCGGCTGAACGCCTGGATCGCGATCGAAGGCAGCGAGGACGAGTTACTGATCCGCTTCGAACGCGACGGGCTCCTCCCGCGGGTTCGGTTCCGAGGCGGCGGCGATCGCCGCGAGGCCTTCGGTGCCGTCGTCGTGGTCGCGATCGGCTGTCTGATGGCCTTCTCCTCGGGGACGAGCAACGTCGCGAACGCGATCGCGCCGATCTACGGCACGGGCGAGGTCGGCATGTACCCGCTGATCCTGCTCGGCTCGGCCGCGGTCACCGTCGGCTGTTTCACCATCGCCCGGCGCACGCTCGATACCCTCGGCAACGACATCACCAACCTGCCGCTGACCGCCGCGATCATCGTCGCGGTCGTCAGTTCGACCATCGTCATCGTCCTCTCCTCGCTCGGCGTGCCCGCGAGCTTCGTCGTCATCGCGACGATGAGCATCATCGGGCTCGGCTGGGGCCGGGCGACGCGGACGACGAGCATCTCCGAGGCCGCCCGCGGCGAGGAGACGCGCGTCTCCGTCGGCGCGCTGACCGCCGAGGAGGAAGGCGAGGCGGTCCCGGAGATCGGCGAGGAAGAGCCGACCGACATCCCGCGAGCCTCCGATCTCTTCGACCCGGCGACGACCGCGCGCGTGATCATCATGCAGAACGTCGTCCCGCTCATCTCGACCGTCGGCGCCTACCTCACCTTCCGGTGGATCCCCGTCTTCGGCTTCTGA
- a CDS encoding inorganic phosphate transporter yields MVETVLVVGVVASLFVGFNIGGSSTGIAWGPAVGAKLLSKTAAAGLMTFFVFLGGWTVGRKVMDTLSGKIISIEISLSAGVAVLFFIGTGILVANVFGVPVPTSMTTVGAIAGLGLATETLNYDTIAWILSWWIVTPIIGFWIGAFIGRYVYPGLNRRIGIEKSPGPLLALDRSDGGLPTPGFGPNTTPREFVSTIVVFVIGCYMAFSAGASNVPNAVAPLVASDALPENQAILLATLAIGLGGFTIARRTMESVGGELSDIPLLAALVVMITAASITTTLSWMGIPISLVMASVMTIVGLGWGRATRPITVRKAVAGEAGDAEIAMGALTAEETDGVEAQPIGEAERPEALDARDLFNPGAIIKYVSMWIIGPTMSTVLAYGFFVLLPGIA; encoded by the coding sequence ATGGTAGAGACGGTGCTCGTCGTGGGTGTTGTCGCCTCGCTCTTCGTCGGGTTCAACATCGGCGGCTCCTCGACCGGGATCGCGTGGGGCCCCGCGGTCGGCGCGAAGTTGCTGTCGAAGACGGCGGCGGCCGGCCTGATGACGTTCTTCGTCTTCCTCGGCGGGTGGACCGTCGGTCGGAAGGTGATGGATACGCTGTCGGGGAAGATCATCTCGATCGAAATTTCGCTATCCGCTGGGGTGGCCGTCCTCTTCTTCATCGGGACGGGGATCCTCGTCGCGAACGTCTTCGGCGTCCCGGTACCGACCTCGATGACGACGGTCGGCGCGATCGCCGGGCTCGGGCTGGCGACGGAGACGCTCAACTACGACACGATCGCCTGGATCCTCTCGTGGTGGATCGTCACGCCGATCATCGGGTTCTGGATCGGCGCGTTCATCGGTCGCTACGTCTACCCGGGGCTGAACCGGCGGATCGGCATCGAAAAGTCGCCGGGACCGCTGCTCGCGCTCGATCGGAGTGACGGCGGGCTCCCGACGCCGGGCTTCGGGCCGAACACGACCCCGCGAGAGTTCGTCAGTACGATCGTCGTCTTCGTGATCGGCTGTTACATGGCGTTCAGCGCGGGGGCGAGCAACGTCCCGAACGCGGTCGCGCCGCTGGTCGCCTCGGACGCGCTGCCGGAGAATCAGGCGATTCTGCTCGCGACGCTGGCGATCGGGCTGGGCGGCTTTACGATCGCGCGCCGGACGATGGAGTCCGTCGGCGGCGAGCTCAGCGATATCCCGCTGCTCGCGGCCCTGGTCGTCATGATAACCGCCGCGTCGATCACGACCACCCTCTCGTGGATGGGCATCCCGATCAGCCTCGTCATGGCCTCGGTGATGACGATCGTCGGACTCGGCTGGGGCCGGGCGACCCGGCCGATCACGGTCCGGAAGGCGGTCGCCGGCGAGGCGGGTGACGCCGAGATCGCGATGGGGGCGCTGACGGCCGAGGAGACCGATGGCGTCGAGGCCCAGCCGATCGGGGAGGCCGAACGGCCGGAAGCGCTCGACGCGCGCGATCTGTTCAACCCGGGCGCCATCATCAAGTACGTCTCGATGTGGATCATCGGCCCGACGATGTCGACGGTGCTTGCCTACGGCTTCTTCGTGCTGCTGCCCGGCATCGCCTGA